Proteins co-encoded in one Stenotrophomonas maltophilia genomic window:
- a CDS encoding membrane-bound PQQ-dependent dehydrogenase, glucose/quinate/shikimate family — protein MSATPQSATPQSAAPVVSRHPLVTVLSLLLVVLGLVIGGLGAWLLCLGGSAYYTIAGAGLLASGILLFGNRRSGASLYALVFIGTLLWTGWESGSDYWRWVPRLGLVTALGIVLALLAPTLRTPVSRRLSRAVAAVLLLVFVAAFGLAFAPKGEVDGHQPFPEGAVSAGLEPTRDTTGLQPADQPADGDWPAWGRSNAATRYSPLQQITPANVGTLQLAWQFRTGDLPKKRWGAETTPLKIGDRMYLCTARNRLIALDAGSGKELWRFDPKVRDASIPYTAACRGVSYYEQPSTPTIADTVLADVAADLALPEPPPTVTRNAAPGSHPACWARIIEGTLDGRIIAVDADSGRPCASFGNNGQVDITLGMGEVPPGYVSITSPPAIVRGVIVTGHQVLDGQRRDAPSGVIQAYDAISGKLRWAWDMDQPERNGLPPREQTYTRGTPNMWTTATGDEALGLVYLPLGNAAGDYWSGSRSEAQNRYSTSLVALDVATGKPVWHFQAVRKDVWDYDLGSQASLIDYPTAAGNVPAILLPTKQGDLYILDRRNGQLLSAAEERKVPVGGVEPQQRSPTQLFSLYHTLRREHDLTERDMWGLTPIDQLVCRIQFRKAYYEGFYTPPSSDRHSIEYPGYNGGSDWGSVSIDTRRGVIVANYNDMPNYNRLVPRAEADRRGWLPREKIRADKGGGEGAGDPQVGTPYAIQVNAGWRVPFTGLLCKQPPYGGIRAIDLRTGKLLWDRPFGSARGNGPFGIRSGLPIEIGTPNNGGSVITASGLIFIAAATDDLLRAIDLKTGKELWHAKLPAGGQANPMVYEQGGRQYVVIMAGGHHFMETPKGDYVMAFALPAGQK, from the coding sequence ATGTCCGCCACGCCGCAGTCCGCCACGCCGCAGTCCGCCGCCCCCGTTGTATCCCGCCATCCGCTGGTGACCGTGCTGTCGCTGCTGCTGGTCGTGCTTGGCCTGGTCATCGGCGGCCTCGGCGCGTGGCTGCTCTGCCTGGGAGGTTCGGCGTACTACACCATCGCCGGCGCCGGACTGCTGGCCAGCGGTATTCTGCTGTTCGGCAACCGGCGCAGTGGCGCGTCGCTGTACGCGCTGGTGTTCATCGGAACGCTGCTGTGGACCGGGTGGGAATCGGGCAGCGACTACTGGCGATGGGTGCCGCGGCTGGGTCTGGTGACCGCACTGGGCATCGTGCTGGCGCTGCTGGCGCCGACCCTGCGTACGCCGGTTTCCAGGCGGCTCTCGCGTGCGGTGGCCGCTGTGCTGCTGCTGGTGTTCGTGGCCGCCTTCGGTCTGGCGTTTGCGCCGAAGGGTGAGGTGGATGGGCATCAGCCGTTCCCGGAAGGCGCGGTCAGCGCCGGCCTGGAACCGACCCGTGACACCACCGGGCTGCAGCCGGCCGACCAGCCTGCCGACGGCGACTGGCCAGCCTGGGGCCGCAGCAACGCCGCCACCCGTTACTCGCCGCTGCAGCAGATCACGCCGGCCAACGTCGGCACGCTGCAGCTGGCCTGGCAGTTCCGAACCGGTGATCTGCCGAAGAAGCGCTGGGGCGCGGAAACCACGCCGCTGAAGATTGGCGACCGCATGTACCTGTGCACCGCGCGCAACCGCCTGATCGCCCTCGATGCCGGCAGCGGCAAGGAGCTGTGGCGGTTCGATCCGAAGGTCAGGGACGCTTCGATTCCCTATACCGCCGCCTGCCGTGGCGTGAGCTACTACGAACAACCCAGCACGCCGACCATCGCCGATACGGTGCTGGCCGACGTGGCCGCCGATCTGGCGCTGCCCGAGCCACCGCCCACCGTCACCCGCAATGCCGCACCCGGCAGCCATCCGGCCTGCTGGGCGCGCATCATCGAGGGCACCCTGGACGGCCGCATCATCGCGGTGGATGCGGACAGCGGCCGCCCCTGCGCCAGCTTCGGCAACAACGGCCAGGTCGACATCACCCTGGGCATGGGCGAGGTGCCGCCGGGCTATGTGTCGATCACCTCGCCGCCGGCCATCGTGCGCGGGGTGATCGTCACCGGCCACCAGGTGCTCGATGGCCAGCGCCGGGATGCGCCGTCGGGGGTGATCCAGGCCTACGACGCGATCAGCGGCAAGCTGCGCTGGGCCTGGGACATGGACCAGCCCGAGCGCAACGGCCTGCCGCCACGCGAACAGACCTACACGCGCGGTACGCCCAACATGTGGACCACCGCCACCGGTGATGAGGCATTGGGCCTGGTCTATCTGCCGCTGGGCAATGCCGCCGGCGATTACTGGAGCGGCTCGCGCAGCGAAGCGCAGAACCGTTATTCCACCTCGCTGGTGGCCCTCGATGTGGCCACCGGCAAACCGGTCTGGCATTTCCAGGCCGTGCGCAAGGATGTATGGGATTACGACCTGGGTTCGCAGGCCAGCCTGATCGATTACCCGACCGCGGCCGGCAATGTGCCGGCGATCCTGCTGCCGACCAAGCAGGGCGACCTGTACATCCTTGATCGCCGCAACGGTCAGCTGCTCAGCGCCGCCGAAGAGCGCAAGGTTCCAGTTGGCGGTGTCGAACCGCAACAGCGTTCGCCCACCCAGCTGTTCTCGCTGTACCACACGCTACGGCGCGAGCATGACCTGACCGAGCGCGACATGTGGGGACTGACCCCGATCGACCAGCTGGTCTGCCGCATCCAGTTCCGCAAGGCCTACTACGAAGGCTTCTACACGCCGCCGAGCAGCGACCGCCATTCCATCGAGTATCCCGGCTACAACGGTGGTTCGGACTGGGGCAGCGTCTCCATCGATACGCGGCGTGGCGTGATCGTGGCCAACTACAACGACATGCCCAACTACAACCGGCTGGTACCGCGTGCGGAGGCCGACCGGCGGGGCTGGCTGCCGCGCGAGAAGATCCGCGCCGACAAGGGCGGTGGCGAGGGCGCCGGTGATCCGCAGGTGGGCACGCCGTATGCCATCCAGGTCAACGCCGGCTGGCGGGTGCCGTTCACCGGCCTGCTGTGCAAGCAACCACCCTATGGCGGCATCCGCGCCATCGACCTGCGTACCGGCAAGCTGCTGTGGGATCGCCCGTTCGGCAGTGCACGCGGCAATGGGCCGTTCGGCATCCGCTCCGGCCTGCCGATCGAAATCGGTACGCCGAACAATGGCGGTTCGGTGATCACCGCCAGCGGCCTGATCTTCATCGCCGCCGCCACCGATGATCTGCTGCGCGCGATTGATCTGAAGACCGGCAAGGAGCTGTGGCACGCCAAGCTGCCGGCCGGTGGCCAGGCCAACCCGATGGTGTACGAACAGGGCGGCCGCCAGTATGTGGTGATCATGGCCGGCGGACACCATTTCATGGAAACCCCGAAGGGCGATTACGTGATGGCATTTGCGTTGCCGGCAGGGCAGAAATAG
- a CDS encoding zinc-dependent alcohol dehydrogenase family protein, producing the protein MSQVVRIHEYGNADVLRIDEVDVPAPAADEVQIRVKAIGLNRAEVMFRNGAYLQQAQFPSRLGYEAAGVVEALGSAVNGFAVGDAVSVVPPLDIARWGTYGELANVPARLVVKHPQALDFETAAAVWMQYVTAWGALLEQAHLTAGDFVIITAASSSVGLAAIQIANAVGATPIAVTRGAGKRQALLDAGAAHVIATQDRDLAAEVARITDGVGARVVFDPIGGPQFNALTDAMARGGILLEYGALSSEPTPFPLFNVLGKSLTLKGYLYSEIVADDAALARAKAFIVDGLDKGMLVPMIAKVFPFAQIQEAHRYLESNEQIGKVVVTV; encoded by the coding sequence ATGAGTCAGGTTGTCCGCATCCACGAATATGGCAATGCCGATGTGCTGCGCATCGACGAGGTCGACGTTCCCGCCCCCGCCGCCGACGAGGTGCAGATCCGGGTCAAGGCGATCGGCCTGAACCGCGCCGAGGTGATGTTCCGCAACGGCGCTTATCTGCAGCAGGCACAGTTCCCCAGCCGCCTGGGCTACGAAGCGGCCGGCGTGGTCGAAGCGCTCGGCAGTGCAGTGAACGGCTTCGCCGTTGGCGATGCGGTCAGTGTGGTGCCACCTCTGGATATCGCCCGCTGGGGCACCTACGGCGAGCTGGCCAATGTGCCGGCGCGGCTGGTGGTCAAGCATCCGCAGGCACTGGATTTTGAAACCGCGGCCGCCGTGTGGATGCAGTACGTCACCGCCTGGGGCGCGCTGCTGGAGCAGGCGCATCTGACCGCCGGGGATTTCGTCATCATCACCGCGGCCAGCAGCAGCGTCGGCCTGGCCGCCATCCAGATCGCCAACGCCGTAGGTGCCACGCCGATTGCGGTGACCCGCGGCGCAGGCAAGCGCCAGGCCCTGCTCGACGCCGGCGCCGCCCATGTCATCGCCACCCAGGATAGGGACCTGGCTGCCGAAGTGGCGCGCATCACCGACGGCGTCGGTGCCCGCGTGGTGTTCGATCCGATCGGCGGCCCGCAGTTCAATGCACTGACCGATGCAATGGCGCGCGGCGGCATCCTGCTGGAGTACGGCGCGCTGAGCAGCGAACCGACGCCGTTCCCGTTGTTCAACGTGCTGGGCAAATCACTCACGCTGAAGGGCTACCTGTACTCGGAAATCGTCGCTGATGATGCCGCGCTGGCGCGGGCCAAGGCCTTCATCGTCGACGGACTGGACAAGGGCATGCTGGTGCCGATGATCGCAAAGGTGTTCCCGTTCGCGCAGATCCAGGAAGCACACCGCTATCTGGAATCGAACGAGCAGATCGGCAAGGTGGTGGTGACGGTGTGA